From a single Toxoplasma gondii ME49 chromosome II, whole genome shotgun sequence genomic region:
- a CDS encoding AMP-binding enzyme domain-containing protein (encoded by transcript TGME49_297220), giving the protein MALLFDPSDMPPTGRLVSVGAEGLEECAGVQTVLSLQSAARLNRQLKPSKSGEDLFWTTDVTKELPIRVAESGPASLPPLTVVDFFADTVRRFPDSPALAFQPHASPRILSRDAVSLQRARAAKETLEASGSRDGASKTSQEAGGASPQHPPRCADSETPGNSDRLHVEKDDGGSMLTSLLPRKSLDASAPPSYVEGPFPGWCMYTWQGYWNDICMFAKGLLYLGCDRRSRVAIMGCNSPAWAIAYFGAIFVDGVAVGVYTTNSVEATAHVVEHSRCRVAVVDSLANMEKLLQVKKRQQEAREARLQRAVDAVEGRPSTGPQAAAQAAKQECKKSRENGDAERLRLSPELKKRRTLAARSPLDGGRSQEVSSSEASLAEEERGGASRSEALAEAFLEEEQGACDVLQMIVVYRDRVPDGYEDDGVISFEDFLQLGTAVNDALLTARMESQKPGECCSLVYTSGTTGFPKGVMLSHDNFTWTAACSSHMMKIDHTHRLVSFLPLSHVAAQLVDLYMPVTMGCCVYFARPDALQGSLIDTVKRVRPTWFLAVPRVWEKIEQKLKEVAAARGAGFKNRLAAWAKDVGFRGTEALLNGQSHDVPTAFPFVMKLILHQVRKALGMELCLGLGSCAAPLDPETQKYFMSLGMPINSIYGLSESTGPQTFILPAPGWYKVGSIGHAMPGTDMYVANENAEGHGEICFRGRNIFMGYYKDEKSTRGTLDENGFLHTGDLGYVDSDGFVYLTGRIKELIITAGGENVAPLLIESLLKQEMPQVLSNCMVVGDKRKFLGVLICLYTAKDKNDNPTEVLAPELVRFFSKNGIQVQTTQEAMNSVGVNQLIREAIERANIKTISRAQSVQGWRVLPTDFAIDTGELTATMKLRRKFVEKKYEEFVEDMYRSPLPSCLASPQHEKTVAALQAKL; this is encoded by the exons ATGGCGTTGCTTTTTGACCCCTCGGACATGCCTCCGACGGGGCGGCTGGTGTCCGTGGGCGCAGAAGGCTTGGAGGAGTGTgccggtgtacagacagtgctttctctgcagtcaGCCGCGCGCTTGAATCGGCAGTTGAAGCCGAGCAAGTCGGGTGAGGACCTCTTCTGGACGACAGATGTGACGAAGGAGCTCCCGATTCGCGTCGCGGAGTCCGGACCTGCCTCGCTGCCTCCGCTGACGGTCGTCGACTTCTTTGCAGACACCGTGAGGCGTTTTCCAGACTCTCCAGCTCTCGCTTTTCAGCCTCACGCCTCGCCGCGCATTCTGTCGCGcgacgctgtctctctccagagagcgcgcgccgcgaaggagacgcttGAGGCATCTGGAAGTCGAGACGGCGCCTCGAAAACCTCGCAGGAGGCTGGCGGGGCCTCGCCGCAGCATCCCCCGCGGTGCGCGGATTCGGAGACTCCAGGAAACTCCGACCGGTTACAcgtcgagaaagacgacggcGGATCCATGTTGACTTCCCTATTGCCGCGAAAGAGCCTCGACGCCTCCGCTCCCCCCTCGTACGTCGAGGGACCTTTCCCCGgctggtgtatgtacacctggcaGGGGTACTGGAACGACATTTGCATGTTTGCGAAAGGTCTCCTGTACCTCGGGTGCGACAGAAGATCTCGCGTCGCGATCATGGGATGCAACAGCCCTGCTTGGGCGATCGCCTACTTCGGCGCGATCTTCGTCGACGGCGTCGCGGTCGGAGTCTACACGACGAACTCCGTGGAGGCGACGGCACACGTCGTGGAACACTCGCGGTGTCGCGTAGCGGTTGTCGACTCGCTCGCAAACATGGAGAAGCTTTTGCAGGTGAAGAAGCGGCAACAGGAGGCTCGCGAGGCGCGGCTGCAGCGTGCAGTTGACGCGGTGGAAGGGCGTCCGTCGACGGGGCCGCAGGCCGCAGCACAGGCCGCAAAACAGGAGTGCAAAAAGAGTCGCGAAAacggcgacgcagagcggttgcgtctctctccggagctgaagaagcggCGAACGTTGGCGGCGAGGTCTCCTCTGGACGGCGGTCGGTCGCAGGAGGTGTCGTCTTCGGAGGCTTCTCtcgcggaggaagagcgcgGCGGTGCCTCGCGGTCCGAGGCGCTGGCGGAGGCGTttctggaagaagagcaaggcgCCTGCGACGTTTTGCAGATGATTGTGGTGTACAGGGACCGGGTGCCGGACGGCtacgaagacgacggagtGATTTCCTTCGAGGACTTTCTGCAACTCGGGACCGCGGTGAACGACGCTCTGTTGACGGCGCGCATGGAGAGTCAGAAGCCGGGCGAGTGTTGCTCCCTCGTCTACACGAGCGGCACGACAGGCTTCCCGAAAGGCGTCATGCTCTCGCACGACAACTTCACCTGGACGGCAGCTTGCTCCTCTCACATGATGAAGATCGATCACACGCACCggctcgtctctttcctccctctctcacATGTCGCCGCTCAACTCGTCGACCTCTACATGCCTGTGACCATGGGGTGCTGCGTCTACTTTGCGCGACCGGACGCTCTCCAGGGATCTCTCATCGACACCGTGAAGCGCGTCCGGCCGACTTGGTTCCTCGCCGTTCCGCGCGTCTGGGAGAAGATTGAACAGAAACTCAAGGAAGTCGCGGCTGCCCGGGGCGCCGGCTTCAAAAACCGCCTCGCCGCCTGGGCCAAAGACGTCGGCTTCAGAGGCACCGAGGCCCTCCTCAACGGCCAGTCCCACGATGTCCCCACCGCTTTCCCTTTCGTCATGAAACTCATTCTCCACCAG GTTCGGAAGGCCCTGGGGATGGAGCTTTGTTTGGGTCTAGGAAGTTGCGCTGCGCCGCTGGAtccggagacacagaagtaCTTCATGAGCCTGGGGATGCCGATCAACTCCATTTACGGCTTGAGCGAGAGCACAGGACCGCAGACGTTCATCCTTCCTGCCCCTGGCTG GTACAAAGTGGGGAGCATTGGCCATGCGATGCCGGGGACAGACATGTACGTTGCGAACGAGAACGCAGAAGGCCATGGAGAGATTTGCTTTCGCGGAAGAAACATTTTCATGGGATACTACAAAGACGAGAAGTCGACGCGAGGCACGCTCGACGAGAACGGCTTTCTGCACACTGGCGACCTCGGATACGTGGACTCCGACGGTTTCGTCTACCTCACTGGCCGCATCAAGGAGTTGATCATcacggcgggaggcgagAACGTCGCGCCGCTCCTCATCGAAAGCTTGCTGAAACAGGAAATGCCTCAAGTTCTCTCCAACTGCATGGTTGTCGGCGACAAGCGCAAGTTTCTCGGCGTCCTCatctgtctgtacaccgcgAAGGACAAGAACGACAACCCCACAGAGGTCCTCGCCCCCGAGCTCGTGCGCTTCTTCTCAAAGAACGGGATACAGGTGCAAACAACTCAGGAAGCGATGAACAGCGTCGGAGTCAATCAACTCATTCGAGAAGCCATTGAACGTGCAAACATAAAAACCATCTCCAG ggCGCAGTCCGTACAGGGTTGGCGCGTCTTGCCGACAGACTTTGCAATCGACACGGGCGAGTTGACGGCGACGATGAAGCTGCGCAGGAAGTTTGTCGAGAAGAAATACGAGGAGTTCGTGGAAGACATGTATCGCTCTCCCCTGCCTTCTTGCCTCGCGTCCCCTCAGCATGAGAAAACCGTTGCTGCGCTGCAGGCAAAGCTGTGA
- a CDS encoding Vps53 family, N-terminal protein (encoded by transcript TGME49_297230), whose product MAAPAPPSSVSPLSAQPDSSPTPRSSSSPPPPVSSSPPPPVSSGSPLPLSSSPSLPLSSSLPSLASAPSSEVLEACIQQLNEEFSTLESLSSLDSKIASLQSYLRALDQDILIAVREQARRSSSSSSSSSSSSSSSSLSLEALRGSVKALMSTFEAMARRAEASDRQVGKICAELQRLALAKKNLTTSISTLKKLVMVVSALGKLRVAGKTRQYAACAQLLLAIKNLEGAFEPYRDRVPRIGLLLGEKDLLCRSLQQQLIEDYQAVFEEDAAAPAFSRFRGERSSNPFATGATCAGEQSSFSPFVEDADEALLDSEQRDALREAHLAVEALGPTVVRDVVQLVCHSLLFNYTRLFRPAGAAVRGDNPFLEKGKQVAECDAAGLEVIDRRFAWLKRTMREFEAKHESLFPARWRVKMHLATLFCRVTKQHLVDLLSCSQHTVDPVLLVRLLHKTVEFELSLDMKFRNEERSLELMKDLEDRQTSPASSAAASLQYYHHIFPADRPTASASLASPGNPFEAELQAAGDSGREEAECVDAFQLASFRGLLSSVLDPFLFRWAEFEEQQLLDFFSSALVGDKVVAHASFSPRSLDALLAGDAGGQAQAARTTAVGRGRNTRAEEKDEEEEDEEEEEEEESHVCMFGSASEILSACKKLLDKAKAVSRAQAIKEIAGVFKRIFKKYANVLQTRLPSGKQLSSPPGLNDVSVLFAGSGEAGTLWGPSSLWSCSVSAASPFLLVCAAVGTSVYMHNSISQLRGTLSKALAEAHGQESGFGEGGDAALGREASSDAGEGPQDLDFVEEKDLLWNIQASCVSLLVSSFSGVIAASLSHIQADNLKKAALLPESQGRKRDGPNSNIVALRRSLRHGMCVASLFLTAPLCRFVWDKLAQAVICKFHGALEQLKALTPVAAEALLRDAEALHAALLDLPAQTFLEGADAGKNTKRKLRMPAGYEKFVSREMERAEAALRVAAFPPEDGAAPMAFAGASSLLGRASSSTAKAENTVLLPMKEAKIFAAASPAQASSSSPSF is encoded by the exons ATGGCTGCGCCGGCACccccttcctctgtctctcctctctctgctcagCCTGACTCTTCCCCGacgcctcgctcttcttcttctcctcctccgcctgtctcctcttctcctcctccgcctgtctcctctggctctcctcttcctctctcatcatctccttctcttcctctctcctcttctctgccttctttggCGTCTGCGCCCTCTTCCGAGGTTTTGGAGGCTTGCATTCAGCAGCTGAATGAAGAGTTTTCGACTCTAGagtcgctctcctcgctggACTCGAAAATCGCTTCGCTCCAGTCCTACCTCAGGGCGCTCGACCAAGACATTCTCATCGCCGTGCGAGAGCAAGCTCGGCgctcgtcctcctcctcgtcctcctcctcgtcttcctcctcgtcctcttctttgtctctggaGGCGTTGAGAGGCAGTGTGAAGGCGTTGATGTCGACCTTTGAGGCGATGGCAAGGCGCGCGGAGGCGAGCGACCGGCAGGTGGGGAAGATCTGTGCGGAGCTTCAGCGTCTCGCgctcgcgaagaagaacctgACGACTTCGATTTCGACGTTGAAGAAGCTGGTGATGGTGGTTTCGGCTCTGGGCAAACTGCGAGTTGCGGGGAAGACGCGGCAGTACGCTGCGTGcgcgcagctgcttctcgcgaTCAAGAACTTGGAGGGTGCGTTCGAGCCGTACCGAGACCGCGTGCCTCGGATCGGCCTTCTGCTGGGCGAGAAAGACCTGCTCTGTCGCTCCCTTCAGCAGCAACTCATCGAGGACTACCAAGCAGTCTTTGAGGAGGACGCCGCTGCCCCCGCGTTCTCCCGCTTCCGCGGTGAGCGCAGCTCGAATCCCTTCGCCACTGGGGCAACCTGCGCCGGAGAGCAGAGCagcttctcgccgttcgtcGAGGACGCGGACGAGGCGTTGCTGGACTCGGAGCAGCGCGACGCGCTGCGGGAGGCGCATCTGGCAGTCGAGGCGCTCGGTCCGACTGTCGTCCGCGACGTCGTCCAGCTCGTTTGTCACTCGCTGCTCTTCAACTACACGCGTCTCTTCAGACCTGCGGGCGCGGCGGTGCGCGGCGACAATCCGTTCCTCGAAAAGGGCAAGCAGGTAGCGGAGTGTGACGCCGCCGGTCTCGAAGTCATCGACCGTCGCTTCGCCTGGCTGAAGCGCACCATGCGGGAGTTCGAGGCGAAGCACGAGTCTCTGTTCCCCGCGAGGTGGAGAGTCAAAATGCACCTCGCCACTCTCTTCTGCCGCGTCACGAAACAACATTTGGTC GACTTGCTGAGTTGTTCGCAACACACCGTCGACCCAGTTCTCTTGGTGCGTCTGCTACACAAAACGGTGGAGTTTGAGCTGTCTCTGGACATGAAGTTCCGGAACGAGGAACGCTCGCTGGAACTGATGAAGGACCTGGAGGACCGGCAGACCTCTCCCGCGTCCTCGGCTGCGGCTTCGCTTCAATACTACCATCACATCTTCCCCGCCGATCGGCCCACTgcttcggcttctcttgCGTCGCCGGGCAATCCGTTCGAAGCAGAGCTGCAGGCCGCAGGGGATTCTgggcgagaggaggcagagtgCGTCGACGCGTTTCAACTCGCCAGTTTCCGCGGACTTCTCTCGAGCGTCCTCGATCCCTTCCTTTTCCGGTGGGCGGAGTTCgaggagcagcagctgctggactttttctcttctgctctcgtcGGAGACAAAGTTGTCGCTCACGCGTCCTTCTCCCCGCGGAGTCTCGACGCGCTGCTTGCCGGTGACGCAGGAGGGCAGGCGCAGGCAGCGCGGACGACCGCAGTTGGGCGAGGACGCAACACCcgggcagaagagaaggacgaggaggaagaagacgaagaggaggaggaagaagaagagagtcaCGTGTGCATGTTTGGGTCCGCAAGCGAGATcttgagtgcatgcaaaaagcTGCTTGACAAAGCGAAAGCCGTCAGCAGAGCCCAAGCCATCAAAGAAATCGCAGGCGTCTTCAAACGCATCTTCAAGAAATATGCGAATGTTCTACAGACCAG GCTTCCTTCGGGGAAGCAGCTTTCGTCTCCACCTGGACTGAACGACGTTTCAGTTCTTTTCGCGGGCTCTGGGGAGGCAGGGACGCTGTGGGGGCCTTCGAGTCTCTGGTCCtgcagcgtctctgcagcgtctccgtttctcctggTGTGTGCCGCTGTGGGGACTAGCGTGTACATGCACAACTCCATTTCTCAGCTCCGAGGAACTCTCTCGAAGGCTCTTGCAGAGGCCCACGGACAGGAGAGCGGCTTCggggaaggcggcgacgcTGCGCTGGGCAGGGAAGCCAGcagcgacgcaggcgaaggcCCCCAAGACCTGGACTtcgtggaggagaaag ACCTTCTTTGGAACATCCAGGCGAGCTGTGTgagtctcctcgtttcctcgttctctggcGTGAtcgcggcgtctctctctcacatCCAGGCGGACAACTTAAAGAAAGCTGCTTTGCTTCCGGAGAGccaagggagaaaacgagacggTCCGAACTCAAACATCGTCGCGCTTCGGCGAAGCCTGAGACATGGCATGTGCGTTGCGAGTCTCTTCCTCacggcgcctctctgtcgattCGTTTGGGACAAGCTCGCACAA gCAGTGATTTGCAAGTTCCATGGGGCACTGGAGCAGCTCAAGGCGCTCACGCCGGTCGCTGCCGAGGCTCTCCTGCGAGACGCCGAAGCCCTCCACGCTGCTCTCCTCGACCTTCCTGCACAAACGTTTCTCGAAGGAGCCGACGCTGGGAAAAACACCAAACGAAAACTGAGAATGCCTGCAG GGTACGAGAAATTCGTTTCTCGAGAGATGGAGCGTGCAGAAGCTGCTCTGCGCGTTGCCGCCTTCCCGCCGGAGGACGGCGCAGCGCCCATGGCTTTTGCAG gtgcgtcttctctgcttggGAGAGCTTCTTCATCAAcggcgaaggcagagaatACTGTGCTCCTCCCAAtgaaagaagcaaagatTTTTGCCGCTGCTTCGCCTGCTCaggcgtcgtcttcttcaccctcTTTTTAA
- a CDS encoding transporter, major facilitator family protein (encoded by transcript TGME49_297245~Predicted trans-membrane domain (TMHMM2.0):112-135:149-167:179-199:203-226:238-261:322-345:406-429:494-517:552-572:586-609:615-638), producing MSAFPASPQPSAFPASPQPSAFPASPQPSASPVSPRHSVSPSSGTLPSSSSPSVSSCALRGLSSSSSALSRPPFSSFPASPAFSRRCMLTESEMGKTRSLKWLRFRCILGACLLHFCLGGSHTIGNLLPYLIGFIRNAQATSAVSYKDGLSIYAWAIICQGVGGFLGTTLEKKAGTKKTAFLGSAWMTLGLALCGVCTHDLSLFLIAYGVVTALGCGVAYPVPLAATLKLSPAEDKGWVSGLLFFARGLSVCILCPFQSFFLHQPPEVFLSLIPAPLLPYLSGVASDTASASRLSSLNGKRAAPLPSPGGERFLTDQAVLDRLPALFFVMAGVFACIQLLGVLLLVDPERTSAADEAAADAAERQKLLYEDPQGASRASAGRSSSCSASQVFASLVLTPQDMCSSPSFWRLFLMLLLSWQSLFFVQLFWKVLPLYPEASLAASAAAPAPLDSLFASVVRRVPRALASASRPDPRALHAAADAWSLTGSSWSFANDFFLSCLGGLLGALCCFGRLLWGYIGGGIGYMRSTVVMNALTAPCLFALSTYALQSPQLYAACLALVHVCHGGIFSLFPSVTSDLFGHKNVGPVFSLLFAARLAAVALAAIWINIALTYGNLHMVVGALGVCHLVSIGTTFFFHPTDALPYRFPTYSP from the exons ATGTCCGCTTTTCCGGCATCTCCTCAgccttctgcttttccgGCATCTCCTCAACCTTCTGCTTTTCCGGCATCTCCTcagccttctgcttctccggtgtctcctcggcacTCTGTCTCACCCTCATCTGGGACTCTaccttcgtcgtcgtctccctctgtctcctcttgcgCGCTTCGAGGCCTCTCGTCGAGCTCCTCCGCGCTCAGCCGgccgcctttctcctcgttcccgGCGTCGCCGGCTTTTTCTCGACGCTGCATGCTGACAGAGAGCGAAATGGGGAAGACGCGGAGTCTCAAATGGCTGCGATTTCGGTGCATTCTTGGCGCCTGTTTGCTCCACTTCTGTCTCGGCGGCTCGCACACCATCGGCAACCTTCTGCCGTACTTGATCGGCTTCATCCGGAACGCACAAGCGACCTCGGCCGTCTCCTACAAG GACGGACTGAGCATCTACGCATGGGCCATCATCTGCCAGGGCGTCGGCGGCTTCCTCGGCACAAcgttggagaagaaagcggggACGAAAAA AACAGCCTTTTTGGGAAGTGCATGGATGACGCTGGGCCTGGCgctctgcggtgtctgtacacacgacctctcgctctttctcatCGCATACGGAGTCGTGACGGCGCTCGGGTGCGGTGTGGCGTACCCAGTGCCTCTCGCTGCGACGCTGAAACTGTCACCtgcagaagacaaaggaTGG GTGAGTGGGCTGCTGTTCTTCGCGCGCGGCCTCAGCGTCTGTATCCTCTGCCCGTTCCagagtttctttctccaccaGCCTCCGgaggtcttcctctctctgatCCCCGCACCGCTCCTGCCTTACCTCTCGGGTGTCGCGTCTGACaccgcctctgcctctcgcctttcgagCCTCAATGGGAAACGCGCcgcgcctctcccctctccgg GTGGCGAGAGGTTCCTCACGGACCAGGCTGTCCTCGACCGCCTgcctgctctcttcttcgtcatgGCGGGagtctttgcatgcatccag CTCCTCGGCGTTCTGCTCCTCGTCGATCCCGAGCGCACAAGCGCGGCGGACGAAGCGGCGGCGGATGCAGCAGAGCGCCAGAAGCTGCTCTACGAAGACCCCCAAG GCGCTTCGCGTGCGTCGGCAGGTCGGTCCTCGTCCTGCTCGGCGTCGCAGGTGTTCGCCTCGCTGGTCCTCACGCCCCAGGACATGTGCagttctccctcgttttgGCGACTCTTTCTGATGTTGTTGCTTTCCTGGcagtcgctcttcttcgtccagCTGTTCTGGAAAGTCCTGCCGCTCTATCCGGAGGCTTCCCTCGCCGCCTCAGCCGCTGCGCCAGCGCCTCTGGACTCGCTCTTCGCGTCGGTCGTGCGCCGAGTCCCGCGCGCCCTCGCCTCGGCTTCGCGTCCGGACCCTCGGGCGCTTCATGCAGCTGCTGACGCCTGGAGCCTCACTGGGTCCTCGTGGAGCTTCGCAAACGACTTCTTTCTCAGCTGTCTAGGCGGCCTTCTCGGCGCACTCTGCTGCTTCGGACGCCTTCTGTGGGGATACATCGGAGGCGGAATTGGATATATGCGGAGCACG GTCGTGATGAACGCCCTCACAGCCCcctgcctcttcgctctttctaCCTACGCCCTTCAGTCGCCGCAACTGTACGCTGCATG cCTCGCATTGGTCCACGTGTGTCACGGAGGaatcttctcgctcttcccctcGGTCACCAGCGACTTGTTCGGGCACAAAAATGTCggtcctgtcttctctctcctcttcgcagCTCGCCTCGCTGCCGTCGCCCTCGCCGCCATCTGGATCAAC ATCGCGCTGACGTACGGCAACCTTCATATGGTGGTGGGCGCTCTGGGCGTGTGTCACCTCGTCAG CATCGGCACAACGTTTTTCTTTCATCCAACAGACGCGCTGCCGTACCGCTTCCCGACGTACTCGCCCTGA